One stretch of Muribaculum intestinale DNA includes these proteins:
- a CDS encoding putative transporter, whose amino-acid sequence MDWLQNLLAPGASSLPSTIILYAFVIAAGVWLGKLKVGGISLGVTFVLFVGLLMGHFGYIVNPDVLHFVREFGLILFIFSIGLQVGPSFFSSFKRGGVVLNGLAALTIALNVVIVLAIFYIDGNTSITALVGVMSGAVTNTPGLGAAQQAILQVMPQNYNATEEMAMGYAAAYPLGVVGIITAMFLVRALFRVKMDKEVEAIEAEKEAAQQKPLILTYEVTNPLIDGKNMMQLHDIVNCDFVVSRLQDKDGNIFIPNSQTVVHKGDKLYTVLSANDEERFKSVIGPELDIDWESNPGPVVSRRILITKTEYNGVTLGSLKLRHGYSLNATRVNRAGIDLLASPDLRLQMGDRITVVGQLEDIRRLAEKLGNSVKRLNEPNMFTLFAGIFLGIIVGSIPIAFPGISVPMKLGMAGGPLVVAILLSRFGYKLKLVTYTSSAASLLMREIGICLFLASVGIAAGANFASTVFNYTGMWWVIWGFIITFVPLVVVGSIARGVYKINMLTVMGLFGGSMTDPPALAFANNSTGNDAPAVAYSTVYPLTMFLRIVAAQVLVLALAS is encoded by the coding sequence ATGGATTGGTTGCAAAATCTGTTGGCTCCGGGCGCGAGCTCATTGCCAAGCACCATTATTCTTTATGCCTTTGTCATCGCTGCGGGTGTATGGCTGGGTAAATTAAAAGTGGGCGGTATCTCCCTTGGGGTTACGTTCGTGCTTTTTGTAGGCCTGCTGATGGGCCATTTCGGTTATATTGTAAATCCCGATGTGCTACACTTTGTGCGCGAGTTCGGACTTATCCTGTTTATATTCTCAATCGGTCTGCAGGTTGGTCCGTCGTTCTTTTCCTCGTTCAAAAGAGGCGGAGTGGTTCTTAACGGTCTGGCTGCGCTTACAATCGCGCTAAATGTTGTAATCGTACTTGCTATATTCTATATTGATGGCAATACTTCCATTACTGCCCTTGTCGGAGTGATGTCAGGTGCTGTGACCAATACTCCCGGTCTTGGTGCAGCACAGCAGGCGATACTGCAGGTTATGCCTCAGAATTACAACGCTACAGAAGAGATGGCAATGGGCTATGCCGCTGCATATCCTCTTGGTGTCGTTGGTATCATTACCGCGATGTTCCTTGTGCGTGCATTGTTCCGTGTAAAAATGGATAAGGAAGTCGAGGCTATAGAGGCCGAAAAGGAGGCTGCACAGCAGAAACCGTTGATTCTTACCTATGAGGTAACCAACCCTCTTATCGACGGAAAGAATATGATGCAGTTGCATGATATTGTCAACTGCGATTTCGTTGTATCGCGTCTGCAAGACAAGGATGGCAATATCTTCATACCTAATTCTCAGACTGTAGTACACAAGGGTGATAAACTGTACACTGTGCTCTCGGCCAACGATGAGGAGCGCTTTAAATCGGTTATCGGACCGGAACTTGACATTGACTGGGAGAGCAATCCCGGGCCTGTGGTATCGCGCCGAATACTTATTACCAAGACTGAATACAACGGCGTTACGCTCGGTTCTCTCAAACTGCGCCATGGCTACAGCCTCAACGCCACACGTGTCAATCGTGCCGGTATTGACCTTCTCGCATCTCCCGATCTCCGCCTGCAGATGGGCGACCGTATCACGGTGGTTGGTCAGCTTGAGGATATACGTCGTTTGGCCGAGAAGCTCGGCAACTCGGTGAAGCGCCTCAATGAGCCTAATATGTTCACTCTATTTGCCGGTATATTCCTTGGTATAATCGTGGGTTCGATACCCATTGCGTTCCCGGGCATAAGCGTGCCGATGAAGCTCGGTATGGCCGGAGGCCCGCTTGTAGTGGCTATCCTGCTCAGCCGCTTCGGATACAAGCTCAAACTTGTCACTTATACCTCTTCGGCCGCATCACTTCTTATGCGTGAGATTGGCATCTGTCTGTTCCTTGCGTCGGTAGGTATTGCCGCCGGTGCTAATTTTGCATCCACGGTGTTCAACTACACAGGTATGTGGTGGGTAATATGGGGCTTTATCATTACATTTGTACCGCTTGTGGTAGTAGGCTCTATTGCCCGCGGAGTATATAAAATCAATATGCTTACTGTAATGGGCCTGTTCGGTGGAAGTATGACCGACCCTCCTGCACTTGCTTTCGCAAATAACTCTACCGGCAATGACGCTCCCGCTGTAGCATATTCAACCGTATATCCTCTTACGATGTTCCTTCGTATAGTGGCGGCCCAGGTGCTTGTGCTTGCGCTTGCTTCCTGA
- a CDS encoding HAD family hydrolase — protein sequence MTTTNSYGALFDLDGVLVDTEGTYSLFWGEAGRRYHPEIPDFDMKIKGSTLPRILEAYFPNPDISEAVCAELEVFENAMDFPLFDGVIEFLSDLKKHGIPAAIVTSSGPDKMKRLFERNPEFASYFDAVVTSGDVTLSKPDPQCYIIGASKIGIDIDRCYVFEDSINGLISGMASGATVIGIATTLAAAELEGRAHAVVPSLASMSVDRMLEVKR from the coding sequence ATGACTACAACCAATAGTTATGGCGCACTCTTTGATCTTGATGGGGTGTTGGTTGATACAGAAGGAACTTACTCGCTTTTCTGGGGCGAGGCAGGGCGCAGATATCATCCTGAGATTCCTGACTTTGATATGAAGATAAAGGGTTCTACTTTGCCACGTATACTTGAAGCATATTTCCCGAATCCTGATATATCGGAAGCTGTATGTGCCGAACTGGAGGTTTTTGAGAATGCGATGGACTTTCCATTGTTTGATGGAGTGATAGAGTTTCTCTCAGACCTTAAAAAGCATGGCATACCGGCTGCGATAGTGACCAGCAGCGGTCCGGATAAGATGAAGCGTTTGTTCGAAAGGAATCCGGAGTTTGCTTCGTATTTCGATGCTGTTGTCACCTCGGGAGATGTCACTCTTTCCAAGCCTGACCCTCAGTGCTATATTATTGGCGCCAGCAAGATTGGTATTGATATCGACAGGTGCTATGTGTTTGAGGACTCTATAAACGGACTTATATCGGGTATGGCCTCAGGGGCTACAGTAATCGGTATTGCGACAACATTGGCCGCTGCGGAGCTTGAAGGCCGTGCACACGCTGTGGTGC
- a CDS encoding BamA/TamA family outer membrane protein, producing the protein MSISGRRISVISLLAVVALAVMFAACSSTRHVPQGQYLVDKVDITVTDNADISEEQLVNYLRQTPNHKVLGFLKLQLATYNMSGRDTTKWYNRWVRKLGRPPVIYDQELTDASVYQLHHALINKGYLDSEVTVDTVHTGKNRKVEVEYMIKAGLPHYVSTIDYNIPDSAIAALVAQIPRRNRLTPGDLLDRNRLEEIRSGISDMLRDHGYYAFSKDYITFVADTAEDARDVNLTLNLRQPSAQSPDRRHLTYLVDKVVFVTDYNPGTDYGNYDFKGQDTVRYRDITVLYGSDHYLRPQVLYEASHIMPGRLFSQHEVDLTYEALGRLGILRYVNIDMRRAGTSPDGQPLLDAYVLLTRGKKQGVSLELEGTNSEGDLGFGIGLTYQHRNLAHGAELLSAKFRTSYESLSGDFNGLINNRYMEYAGEIGITFPQFEAPFLSYDFKRRIKATTEFSVSFNYQERPEYTRIIAGAGWKYRWANRQNTLRHRFDLVDVNYVYLPKSTIDFLNQIAPSNPLLRYSYEDHFILRAGYSYYRTNKRQPSGNTLGRVLFQPSVFTIRANFEPAGNLLYAISCLTGQKRHDDAYRIFGIQYAQYVKADADYTFTKALGPRSSVSFHAGLGIGVPYGNSRMLPFEKRFYAGGANSVRGWGVRTLGPGRYASRNSVTDFINQCGDIRLDLSIEYRTKLFWILEGAFFIDGGNIWTIHNYDNQPGGFFRFDSFYKEIAASYGIGLRLDFTYFLLRLDLGMKAVNPALDEYRWPIIRPRWGRDATFHFSVGYPF; encoded by the coding sequence GTGAGCATATCAGGCCGTCGCATATCCGTAATAAGTCTGCTGGCTGTCGTGGCTCTGGCTGTTATGTTTGCAGCCTGTAGTTCGACACGCCATGTGCCGCAGGGACAGTACCTTGTGGACAAGGTGGATATTACCGTTACAGATAATGCGGATATAAGTGAGGAGCAGCTGGTAAACTATCTTCGCCAGACACCTAACCATAAGGTGCTCGGCTTTCTTAAACTTCAGCTTGCCACATACAATATGTCGGGACGCGATACAACCAAATGGTATAACCGCTGGGTGCGCAAGCTGGGGCGTCCGCCTGTAATTTATGACCAAGAACTTACCGATGCCTCGGTATATCAGCTTCACCATGCTCTTATCAACAAAGGATACCTTGATTCCGAGGTTACAGTCGATACCGTGCATACGGGCAAAAACCGGAAGGTAGAAGTGGAATACATGATAAAAGCCGGGCTTCCACATTATGTCTCCACTATAGATTACAACATACCCGATTCGGCCATAGCGGCCCTTGTGGCCCAAATACCTCGGCGTAATCGTCTGACTCCAGGCGATCTGCTTGACAGAAACCGTCTTGAAGAGATACGCTCAGGCATATCCGACATGTTACGTGACCATGGCTACTACGCTTTTTCAAAAGATTATATAACATTTGTAGCCGATACCGCCGAGGATGCCCGCGATGTAAATCTCACGCTTAATCTGCGGCAACCGTCAGCACAGAGTCCCGACAGACGGCATCTTACATATCTTGTCGACAAGGTGGTGTTTGTCACTGACTATAATCCGGGTACCGATTACGGCAACTATGATTTCAAGGGGCAGGATACAGTGCGCTATCGCGATATCACAGTGCTATATGGCTCTGACCATTACCTTAGGCCACAGGTGCTGTATGAGGCTTCGCACATCATGCCCGGACGTCTGTTCAGTCAGCATGAGGTCGACCTTACATATGAGGCGCTTGGGCGTCTTGGCATACTGCGCTATGTAAATATTGACATGCGGCGGGCGGGCACCTCTCCCGACGGGCAACCGCTGCTGGATGCCTATGTGCTCCTTACGAGAGGAAAGAAGCAAGGTGTGTCGCTTGAGCTGGAAGGCACCAATTCAGAGGGCGATTTGGGTTTCGGTATCGGCCTGACATACCAGCACAGAAATCTCGCTCATGGTGCCGAACTCCTGTCGGCAAAATTCCGCACGAGTTATGAGAGCCTTTCGGGCGACTTTAACGGATTGATAAACAACCGATATATGGAGTATGCCGGAGAAATAGGCATAACATTTCCACAGTTTGAGGCGCCGTTCCTGTCTTACGATTTTAAACGCCGAATCAAAGCCACGACTGAATTTTCCGTATCGTTCAACTACCAGGAACGTCCCGAATACACTCGCATAATCGCAGGTGCGGGATGGAAATACCGATGGGCAAACCGTCAGAATACATTACGCCACCGTTTTGACCTCGTGGATGTGAACTATGTGTATCTGCCAAAGTCGACAATCGATTTCCTCAACCAGATAGCACCGTCCAACCCACTGTTGCGCTACAGCTACGAGGACCACTTCATATTGCGTGCCGGCTACAGCTATTATCGTACAAATAAGCGTCAGCCGTCGGGTAATACGCTTGGACGAGTTTTGTTTCAACCGAGTGTGTTTACTATCAGAGCCAATTTCGAGCCTGCCGGAAATCTTCTGTATGCTATTTCATGCCTTACCGGACAGAAGCGTCATGACGACGCATACCGTATTTTCGGAATACAGTACGCACAGTATGTCAAGGCCGATGCCGATTATACGTTTACCAAAGCCCTGGGGCCGCGCTCGTCGGTATCGTTTCATGCGGGACTGGGAATCGGGGTTCCATACGGTAACTCACGTATGCTGCCTTTTGAAAAGCGTTTCTATGCCGGAGGTGCCAACAGCGTGAGAGGATGGGGGGTACGAACTCTTGGCCCCGGACGCTATGCCTCACGCAATTCAGTCACTGACTTCATCAACCAGTGTGGCGACATCCGTCTTGATTTGAGTATCGAGTATCGTACCAAGCTATTCTGGATACTTGAAGGTGCTTTTTTTATAGACGGTGGAAATATATGGACTATACATAACTACGATAACCAGCCCGGCGGATTCTTCCGTTTCGACTCATTCTACAAAGAAATTGCCGCCTCATATGGCATAGGATTGCGACTCGATTTCACGTATTTCCTTTTGCGCCTTGACCTCGGTATGAAAGCTGTAAATCCTGCGCTTGACGAATACAGATGGCCTATTATACGCCCTCGCTGGGGACGTGATGCAACTTTTCACTTCTCTGTCGGTTATCCTTTCTGA
- a CDS encoding HAD family hydrolase — protein sequence MKQLVIFDLDGTLLNTIDDLGTATNHALATLGFPKHPISSYPAMVGNGVRRLLQRALPSGLDTDENIGKMRAAFREYYDEHCTDTTVAYPGIPELLHELQSRGIKLAVASNKYHEAVVRLIGHFFPDIDWAVVSGHKDGVPTKPDPSVVFEILTVVPTPKLQVLYVGDSGVDIETARRACIESVGVTWGFRPVSELKAFYADHIVSSPDAILALTEKDINI from the coding sequence ATGAAACAACTCGTAATATTTGACCTTGACGGTACTTTGCTGAATACTATCGACGATCTTGGTACCGCTACAAACCATGCTCTGGCCACTCTCGGGTTTCCAAAGCATCCGATATCTTCATATCCGGCTATGGTAGGCAACGGGGTGAGGCGCCTTTTGCAGCGTGCTCTGCCCTCCGGGCTTGATACTGATGAAAATATAGGGAAGATGAGGGCAGCGTTTCGAGAATACTATGATGAACATTGTACCGATACTACTGTAGCATATCCAGGCATACCCGAGCTTCTTCATGAACTTCAGTCGCGTGGTATAAAACTTGCTGTCGCATCCAACAAATATCATGAGGCTGTGGTAAGATTGATAGGACATTTCTTTCCCGATATTGACTGGGCCGTGGTTTCGGGGCATAAAGATGGAGTCCCTACAAAACCGGATCCTTCGGTGGTATTTGAAATTCTCACGGTAGTCCCTACGCCTAAACTTCAAGTGCTTTATGTCGGTGATTCAGGTGTGGATATAGAGACAGCGCGGCGTGCTTGTATCGAGTCGGTAGGAGTCACATGGGGATTTCGCCCGGTGTCTGAGCTGAAAGCGTTCTATGCCGATCATATTGTTTCGTCGCCTGATGCTATTCTGGCACTTACCGAAAAAGATATCAATATATAA